In one window of Enoplosus armatus isolate fEnoArm2 chromosome 7, fEnoArm2.hap1, whole genome shotgun sequence DNA:
- the colgalt2b gene encoding procollagen galactosyltransferase 2 has translation MEEPKSYTDEWGPKHWPPSRFNHVMKLRQAALKAARERWADYILFVDSDNLLTNPRVLNLLMAENLTLVAPMLESRSLYSNFWCGITPQGYYKRTPDYQPIREWKRLGCFPVPMVHSTFLLDLRRESSRDLAFHPPHPDYSWAFDDIMVFAFSARQAGVQMYVCNREHYGLLPVPLKAQQNVEDESESFIHTITEALIDHDIEPSQHLYSPPSPQDTIGFDKIFLINLKRRLDRRTRMLKTMASLGLHATLTDAVDGKALNTSQLQALGIEMMPRYKDPYSGRVLTRGEIGCFLSHHSIWIQVLERGLQSVLVLEDDVRFEPRFKRRLQAIMDDIDKAQLDWDLIYVGRKRMQVQQPEQSVDGVNNLVEADYSYWTLGYALSQQGARKLLAAEPFTRMLPVDEFLPVMFNKHPNTEYMTHFEPRDLKAFSVEPLLIYPTHYTGEPGYISDTETSTIWDDEAVATDWDRQHARKTAQQGSIHAVAQNSVTGDSPPPAARASRDEL, from the exons ATGGAGGAGCCGAA GTCCTACACAGATGAGTGGGGTCCGAAGCACTGGCCTCCTTCAAGGTTCAACCATGTGATGAAGCTGAGACAGGCGGCGCTGAAGGCTGCCAGGGAACGATGGGCTGACTACATACTA TTTGTAGACAGTGACAACCTGTTGACCAACCCCCGTGTGCTGAACCTGCTGATGGCTGAAAACCTGACCCTGGTGGCTCCCATGTTAGAGTCTCGCTCGCTCTACTCCAACTTCTGGTGTGGCATCACCCCACAG ggTTACTATAAGCGAACCCCAGACTACCAGCCGATCAGGGAGTGGAAGCGACTCGGCTGTTTCCCTGTTCCCATGGTGCACAGCACCTTCTTATTGGACCTGCGTCGTGAATCCAGCAGGGACCTGGCCTTCCACCCTCCTCACCCGGACTACAGCTGGGCGTTTGATGACATTATGGTGTTTGCTTTCTCGGCACGTCAAGCAG gtgttcagatgtatgtgtgtaacaGAGAACATTACGGTTTACTGCCCGTTCCTCTCAAAGCACAGCAGAATGTGGAAGATGAAAGCGAGAGTTTCATACACACCATCACGGAGGCTTTga tTGACCACGACATTGAGCCCTCTCAGCACCTGTACTCTCCGCCATCGCCGCAGGACACGATAGGCTTTGATAAA aTTTTCCTGATCAACCTGAAGCGTCGACTGGACAGAAGAACCAGGATGTTGAAAACAATGGCCTCACTGGGTCTACATGCCACGCTGACAGATGCAGTGGACGGCAA ggcTCTCAATACATCCCAGCTGCAGGCGTTGGGAATAGAGATGATGCCGCGCTACAAGGACCCTTACTCTGGCCGAGTCCTGACCAGAGGGGAGATTGGTTGCTTCCTCAGCCATCACTCTATATGGATACAG GTGTTGGAGCGAGGCCTACAGAGTGTTCTTGTTCTAGAGGATGACGTGAGGTTTGAGCCCAGGTTTAAACGACGGCTGCAGGCCATAATGGATGACATAGACAAAGCCCAGCTGGACTGGGACCTCAT CTACGTGGGGCGTAAGCGTATGCAGGTGCAGCAGCCGGAGCAGTCCGTGGATGGTGTAAACAACCTGGTTGAGGCCGACTACTCCTACTGGACACTTGGCTACGCGCTGTCACAGCAAGGAGCCAGGAAACTACTGGCTGCCGAGCCCTTCACAAGGATGCTGCCTGTCGACGAGTTTCTGCCCGTCATGTTCAACAAACACCCTAA caCTGAGTACATGACACACTTTGAGCCGCGGGACCTGAAGGCCTTCTCCGTGGAGCCACTGCTCATCTATCCCACACACTACACCGGAGAGCCAGGCTACATCAGTGACACAGAGACCTCCACCATCTGGGACGACGAGGCCGTGGCCACCGACTGGGACCGGCAGCACGCCCGCAAGACGGCCCAGCAGGGCAGCATCCATGCTGTGGCACAGAACAGCGTCACTGGAGACTCGCCGCCTCCTGCAGCTCGAGCCTCGCGGGACGAACTCTGA